The DNA region tagccttcttacacagttagcaaacacaaagtaccataacacTGGAGTGATTGTTGTTGGAAGtggtgggcctctatacacctatgaagatattgcattacaaaccagacgtctgcagctagaatagtcatttaccaaatTAACAATGtagagagtgtatttctgaatcatttaatgttagcttcattggaaaaaactatgcttttctttcaaaaaccgataatagatgatagatagtagatagtagatagataatagatagtagatagatagatggataatagatatataCGGTAGTTAATAGATGATCGATAGATAATAGCTATACAGCAggcgaaataagtatttgatcctttgctgattttgtaagtttgcccattgacaaagacatgaacagtctataattttaagggtaggttatttttaaaattgagagatagaatatcaaaaataaaatctagaaaatcacattgtataaactatataaatgtatttgcattttgtagtgagaaataagtatttggtcccctaccaaccattaagagttctggctcctacagaccagttagacgctcctaatcaactcgttacctgcattaaagacagcagtcttacatagtcacctttataaaagactcctgtcaacagactcaattaatcagtcagactctaacctctacaacatgggcaagaccaaagagctttatgtcAGGGGcaaaatcatagacctgcacaaagctggaatgggctacaaaaccataagttagatgctgggtgagaaggagacaactgttggtgcaatagtaagaaaatggaagaaataaaaaatgactgtcaatcgaaatcgatctggggcaccatgtaaaatctcacctcgtggggtatccgtgATCATgatgaaggtgagagatcagcctaaaactacacaggggggaacatgttaatgatctcaaggcagctgggaccacagtcaccaacaaaaccattggtagcacattacgccgtaaaggtataaaatcctgcagtgcccacaacgtCTCCCTGCTAAAGAAGGCATATGTGCAGGTCcctctgaagtttgccagtgaacacctggataattctgtgagtgattgggagaaggtgctgtggtcagatgagacaaaaattgaggtctttggcattaactcaactcgccgtgtttggaggaagacaaATTCTGCcagtgacccaaagaacaccacccccactgtcaagcatggaggtggaaacattatgttttgggggtgtttctctgctaagggcacaggactacttcacagcatcaatggAAGAATAGATGGagacatgtaccgtaaaatcctgagtgacaacctccttccttctgccaggacattaaaaatgggtcgtggctgggtcttccagcaagacaatgacccaaaacaaacaaccaaggcaacaaaggagtggctcaaaaagaagcacattaaggtcatggagtggcctagccagtctccttaatcccatggaaaacttatggagggagacgAAGCAccgagtggagcaaaattcctcctgacatgtgcacaaacctcatcatcaactgcaaaaaacgtctgactgctgggcttgccaacaagggttttgccaccaagtattaagtcttgtttgccagagggatcaaatacttatttctcactgcaaaatgcaaataaatgatataatttatacaatgtgattttctggattttatttttgatattctatctctcaatgttaaaattaatctacccttaaaattatagactgttcatgtctttgtcagtcggCAAACTTTCAAAACCTTTTCAaaaggggtcaaatacttatttcccccactgtataatagATAGgtggatagatattagatagataatagatagatgatagataatagatagatgatagatagataatagatagatgatagataataggtagataatagatgatagatagatgatagatagataataggtagataatagatgatagatagatagatgatagatagataataggtagataatagatgatagatagataatagatgatagatagatagatacagtatataataaaagatagattgattgattgattgatgggtTTATCTATGAGATAGTCTTATGACCGTGCCCCGGTTTTATCTTCCAGAATCGTCATCGCCGCCATGAAGGCCTCACAACTGGAGAGGACGCCGCTGTTCAAGAAAGAGTCCAATGGCTGCGTGTACCGGATCCCCTCACTCCTCTACATCCCCGCAGAGAACCTGTTCCTGGCGTTCGCGGAGAAGCGTAACAGTGAGAGTGACACTGAGGCGGACAGCCTGGTCATGAGGAGGGGGATCTACAAGACCGGATCCGTGTCGGTAAGTTTACTGCAGCTTGTTTCTCAGCCACTTTACACcggaggaagaatgatgggcagaGAATGATCACTCATAGGTTGTtctgtccacatacagtatcaggttatcagcagcacatttccTGGCCTGTTTAcaccaatgtgctgccgagaacagtgaTTTTTGTTCTggaataaacaatccaatcacccagtaAATAAGCAGCATTTTGCCCGTTCATTGGGTGATCGCCGCCATGTTTACTCCAATGAACTTCCGTCTGCACTGATGGGATAATATATAAATTCAGTGTATGGTACACACATATGTATGGACACAACGCACcacatatacacatgtatatacacagagcacacaaATATGTAAACAAATAGCACAGACATGTATAgagtacacatacatacacacatgtatacacaaagCATACacgcacatgtatacacagagcacatacacacatgtatacacagagcacatacacagagcacatacacacacgtatacacagagcacacacatgtatacacagagcatacacacacatgtatacacagagcacacacatgtatacacagagcacacacatgtatacacagagcacacacatgtatacacagagcatacacgcacatgtatacacagagcacatacacatgtatacacagagcacatacacacacacacacacacacacacatgtatacacagagcacatacacacacatgtatacacagaacacacacacatgtatacacagagcacacacatgtatacacagaacacacacacatgtatacacagaacacacacacatgtatacacagagcacacacatgtatacacagaacacacacacatgtatacacagagcacacacacatgtatacacagagcacacacacatgtatacacagagcacacacacatgtatacacagagcacacacacgtatacacagagcacacacacgtatacacagagcacacacacatgtatacacagagcacacacacatgtatacacagagcacacacacatgtatacacagagcacacacacatgtatacacagagcacacacacatgtatacacagagcacacacacatgtatacacagagcacacacacatgtatacacagagcacacacacatgtatacacagagcacacacacatgtatacacagagcacacacacatgtatacacagagcacacacacatgtatacacagagcacacacacatgtatacacagagcacacacacgtatacacagagcacacacacgtatacacagagcacacacacatgtatacacagagcacacacacatgtatacacagagcacacacacatgtatacacagaacacacacacatgtatacacagagcacatacacagcaCTTACACTTATGCACagatcacatacacacacacgtgtatacacagagcacatacacgtatgcacagagcacatacaaacatgtatacacagagcacacgcacacatgtatacacagggcacacacacacatgtatacacagagcacatacacacacgtatgcacagagcacatacacacatgtatgcacacagcacatacacacacgtatacacacagcacatacacacacgtatgcacagagcacatacacacatgtttaCACagatcacatacacacacatatacacagagcacacacacatgtacagtggcatgtaaaagtttgggcccccctggtcaaaattactattattgtgaacagttaagtaaggtGACTATGACATTTTCtcttaaaggcctaaagttacagatgacaggtttcctttgtattttaggccataTATTTATATCTTTgacattttaaaaattagaaaattgaaaatgtgccaatgcaaaagtttaggcaccctgcaCGATTAGTacctagaaaaaaaacacaaaaattgagcttgatttaagttggtatacatgcagcacataaacacaagttcactttggccataaagcatgcagaacctacaagaagcaaaataaacataaaccctactgtaaataaataagcaaaaaagcatttaaataacacagggttcttattaatactgtttttgatcaaaaataacaAATGCCATCCCACCATCAGCAAAGTGatcctgatcgggacggtcctacgctgtctaatactaaaaaccttaccatgtgtcaaagttgacctcaatgtgtgaataagggcagacaaaaggacctggtctcgacctgtggacaccagtctaggGAAGACTTTAAATTTTATTAGTACCTAGTAGCGCCCCCTTCTGCaactatcacagcttgtaaactctttttgcagccagacaagagtctttcaattcgtcTTTGAGGTATtatcctccattcttccttggagaattcctccagttctgtgagattcctggggcgtcttgcttcctctgctattttgaggtgtagacacagattttcaatgatgatcagatcagggcactatgagggtcattgtaaaaccttctgcTTGCGCCCTTTAGATGacatctattgtggattgtgatgcGTGTTTAGTATCATTCTCAGCATAGCTAGCGCGGGGGCAGAGGGGGTGGTCGCCCAGAGTGCCGTGCTCTGGGGggtccacccggagctacgctactgtaactgcatcggctagcgcagcgcgccgatacaattacattctgcggcagagcagggagaatccctGCTCCCTGCCAGCAGTGgggcccccgcctgtcatcgcaaggtcagctgtatcagcatctagccgatacagctcaccgcattgatgagagaaggagcgttacgctccctctcccatcatccccctgtcagcgtctggcatCACCAATGCCAACACAGAGCGggagcgatgacgtcactgtccggcTCCCGCGGTCAGGAGATGAGCAGGAGCTCGGAGCACCGCtgaaacaaggaggaagagaggtgagtatttattgtgttttttttaagggggctgccttatactacagggtctgcctatgggggtgctgccttatactacagggtctgcctatgtgggtactgtcttatactacagggtctgcctatgggggtgctgagttatactacagggtctgcctatagggtgctgccttatactacagggtgtaataattataggggataactcaggagactttgcgtggaacaagacaacaacaggacacagttttataagtggtaaagtctatattatcacaaggtgattcaaacaggtgaagagagaaactcaagtccacaacacttggtgcaaataataaacgcagcttagcagttattacgagcaggaacgaaacaagagtggaccctctggaccgtgggggaactacccctgggcgagcggacctagataggaaaccaaaccctatacagggatcgtttaggagcaagcccagaggtctcttacccacggtggagtaccaagagggacggctccaggaaggaagacgggagaggctggaggagaacaaggctgaaggtgttttgaaaggctggaaaccggagcagggagactgatggaaagaaacaaaggaacaaagacaagggaaggaaggagcgggtactggaagggaaaggagggcaatggtgagactagacgaggaaccaaacggagtgggtacacagcacagtagcggaaggggccagacgcacaagcaaaagctaatgacaatcaggcacagaggaacaggtgaagcagccttttgtagca from Ranitomeya variabilis isolate aRanVar5 chromosome 3, aRanVar5.hap1, whole genome shotgun sequence includes:
- the LOC143817404 gene encoding sialidase-3-like — translated: MKASQLERTPLFKKESNGCVYRIPSLLYIPAENLFLAFAEKRNSESDTEADSLVMRRGIYKTGSVSRPSRWEEAFGGSIHLSWNKRIR